From a region of the Candidatus Nealsonbacteria bacterium CG07_land_8_20_14_0_80_39_13 genome:
- a CDS encoding membrane protein insertion efficiency factor YidD, whose protein sequence is MKKIIIKILRFYQKVLSPDQGIFSFLFRKSCRFYPTCSEYACLAVEKRGVIKGIWLGMKRISRCHPWREGGVDMP, encoded by the coding sequence ATGAAAAAAATAATTATAAAAATTTTAAGGTTTTATCAAAAGGTTTTGTCTCCTGATCAAGGAATATTCAGTTTTCTTTTTCGGAAATCTTGCCGATTTTATCCCACTTGCTCCGAGTATGCTTGTCTGGCGGTTGAGAAGCGCGGGGTGATTAAAGGAATATGGCTGGGGATGAAAAGAATATCAAGATGTCATCCCTGGCGCGAAGGTGGAGTAGATATGCCGTAA